Proteins found in one Xenopus laevis strain J_2021 chromosome 1L, Xenopus_laevis_v10.1, whole genome shotgun sequence genomic segment:
- the ppp1r3e.L gene encoding protein phosphatase 1 regulatory subunit 3E, whose translation MSRPTRPPSGDIPRNLSYIAGLYERAYYRTARPSLEEQEEEEDGAASGHCSSVFTSQVPRRRRSRSAPALRVSRVERRRSPETIKRVRFADALGLELESVRHFKREDMPCIPIHVTHRLQRETTQCLLREESSWCEARHGIPASLVSEAGTWEKKTWERNSWNEQTWQQRVCLQSMRCESCFLWGSVRVLDLAYEKKVTVRYTLDGWQSHLDTYALYAARLCHGGPGHPGTDLFTFRLPLPTRERASCLQFAIRYEVGEEEFWDNNGGKNYSLWPPETQLSPAQDAENGWIHFI comes from the exons ATGTCTCGTCCTACACGCCCCCCTTCAGGGGACATTCCCAGAAATCTTAGTTACATTGCAGGGCTATATGAACGAGCCTATTACCGAACTGCCAGACCAAGCTTGGAAGaacaagaggaggaggaagatggaGCTGCTTCTGGCCACTGCTCCTCAGTCTTTACTTCACAAGTTCCTCGAAGGAGGCGTTCACGTTCTGCACCTGCTCTTCGTGTCTCTCGGGTAGAGCGGCGCCGCAGCCCTGAGACCATTAAAAGAGTCCGTTTTGCTGATGCGCTGGGACTTGAACTGGAGTCTGTGCGTCATTTTAAGAGAGAAGATATGCCTTGCATCCCTATCCATGTTACCCACAGGCTGCAAAGAGAAACAACACAATGTCTACTCAGGGAAGAGTCG AGCTGGTGTGAGGCACGCCATGGCATCCCTGCCTCCTTGGTTTCAGAAGCAGGCACGTGGGAAAAGAAGACATGGGAGCGTAATTCATGGAATGAACAGACATGGCAACAACGTGTTTGTTTACAAAGCATGCGTTGTGAGAGCTGCTTTCTCTGGGGATCTGTGAGGGTCCTTGATCTGGCGTATGAGAAAAAGGTCACTGTGCGCTACACTCTGGATGGGTGGCAATCTCACCTGGACACATATGCCTTATATGCTGCACGTCTCTGCCATGGGGGGCCTGGGCATCCAGGTACAGATCTCTTCACTTTTCGCCTACCTCTACCAACTAGGGAACGAGCCTCCTGTCTGCAATTTGCCATTCGCTATGAGGTGGGGGAGGAGGAATTCTGGGACAATAATGGGGGTAAAAATTACAGTCTGTGGCCCCCTGAAACACAGCTCTCCCCTGCCCAGGATGCAGAAAATGGATGGATACATTTCATCTAA
- the bcl2l2.L gene encoding BCL2-like 2 L homeolog, producing the protein MAQSDLGARALVEDFVRYKLCQRSLVPEPAGPASCALHSAMRAAGDEFEERFRQAFSEISTQIHVTPGTAYARFAEVAGSLFQGGVNWGRIVAFFVFGAALCAESVNKEMSPLLPRIQDWMVTYLETNLRGWIQSNGGWNGFLTLYGDGAIEEARRQREGNWASLKTVLTGAVALGALMTVGALFASK; encoded by the exons ATGGCGCAGTCTGACCTAGGAGCCCGGGCTTTGGTGGAGGATTTTGTGCGGTACAAGTTATGCCAACGTAGTCTTGTTCCAGAGCCTGCAGGACCAGCATCCTGTGCTTTGCATTCAGCTATGCGTGCTGCAGGGGATGAATTTGAGGAGCGATTCAGACAAGCATTCAGTGAGATCTCCACACAGATCCACGTGACCCCCGGCACAGCATATGCACGATTTGCTGAAGTAGCAGGTAGCCTGTTCCAAGGAGGGGTGAATTGGGGGCGTATagttgcattttttgtttttggtgcCGCACTGTGTGCTGAGAGTGTCAACAAGGAGATGTCCCCTCTTCTGCCACGGATTCAAGACTGGATGGTGACATATCTGGAGACAAACCTGAGAGGCTGGATTCAGAGCAATGGAGGCTGG AATGGATTTCTAACTCTATATGGGGATGGTGCCATAGAAGAAGCCAGGAGGCAACGTGAGGGGAATTGGGCATCACTGAAGACTGTCTTAACTGGAGCGGTAGCTCTGGGTGCTTTGATGACAGTAGGAGCCTTGTTTGCCAGCAAGTGA